A stretch of Triticum aestivum cultivar Chinese Spring chromosome 1D, IWGSC CS RefSeq v2.1, whole genome shotgun sequence DNA encodes these proteins:
- the LOC123164527 gene encoding DNA repair protein RAD51 homolog 2 — translation MANKLVSDMCLPPHLAHLLAARRLTTAKDVLSLPEVELMSLLDAGLATARDAVCRVSEFACPPCQTALALLEERVRLGGGGRLATTLCGLDEALGGGIPLGKLTEVVGPSGIGKTQFCLKLALLATLPECYGGLNGRVVYIDTESKFSSRRMIEIGQKSFPQIFRQEGLAQKMAGRILVMRPSSLSDFTKSLEQMKVTLLQNDVKLLIVDSVAAFMSSENERGTTGFTQHPLRWALSFLKSIAELTRIPVVVSNQVRSQSNDDGYHYSFEVKRMGDGDGAERLESHLVAALGIQWAHAVTIRLVFESHSGQRFIKVAKSPMSPAVAFPFIVESSGITLLNDEGIDVSGPEITSIRCQGQNLLGLLPFENRG, via the exons ATGGCCAACAAGCTGGTCTCGGACATGTGCCTGCCTCCCCACCTCGCccacctcctcgccgcccgccgcctcacCACGGCAAAG GACGTGCTCTCGCTGCCGGAGGTGGAGCTGATGTCCCTGCTCGACGCGGGCCTCGCCACCGCCCGCGACGCCGTGTGCCGCGTCAGCGAGTTCGCCTGCCCTCCCTGCCAGACG GCGCTTGCGCTGCTGGAGGAGCGGGTGAGGCTGGGAGGCGGCGGCCGCCTGGCGACCACGCTCTGCGGGCTGGATGAGGCGCTGGGCGGAGGTATCCCCCTGGGCAAGCTCACCGAGGTCGTCGGGCCCTCGGGGATCGGCAAGACGCAG TTTTGTCTGAAGCTTGCGCTGCTAGCAACGTTACCAGAATGCTACGGGGGCCTAAACGGTCGAGTTGTGTATATTGACACCGAATCCAAGTTCTCTTCACGGAG GATGATCGAGATAGGTCAGAAAAGCTTTCCTCAAATATTTAGGCAAGAAGGCTTAGCACAAAAG ATGGCTGGCAGGATCCTAGTGATGCGACCATCATCATTATCTGATTTCACAAAGAG TTTGGAACAGATGAAGGTGACTCTCCTCCAAAATGATGTGAAGTTACTCATTGTTGATAGTGTGGCTGCTTTCATGTCATC GGAGAACGAAAGAGGTACAACAGGTTTCACACAACACCCTCTAAGATGGGCTCTTTCATTTCTTAA GTCTATAGCAGAGTTGACAAGAATTCCAGTTGTAGTTTCAAACCAGGTCCGCAGCCAAAGTAATGATGATGGTTATCATTACTCATTTGAAG TAAAAAGGATGGGTGATGGCGATGGTGCTGAAAGACTTGAATCTCATCTTGTTGCTGCTCTAGGAATCCAGTGGGCTCATGCTGTAACTATCCGTCTAGTCTTCGAGTCTCACTCAG GTCAGAGGTTCATCAAGGTGGCGAAATCGCCCATGTCTCCAGCAGTAGCATTTCCTTTCATCGTGGAATCATCAGGCATTACATTGCTAAATGATGAAGGCATTGATGTGTCAGGTCCTGAGATAACCTCGATTCGCTGTCAAG GGCAAAATTTGTTGGGTCTGTTGCCATTTGAAAACCGAGGGTGA